The following proteins are encoded in a genomic region of Deltaproteobacteria bacterium:
- the cofH gene encoding 5-amino-6-(D-ribitylamino)uracil--L-tyrosine 4-hydroxyphenyl transferase CofH, producing MLTRHIRELVNDPRPLDTVVAAASPATRAILERALCAHELSVAEGVHLLGVTGADLAALVKTADHVRACDAGNEVTYVINRNINWTNICFVGCQFCAFARLRNDQEAYNHDADYVLDKVQDALARGATEICMQGGINPEMDAFEYRDMLVAIKARFPQIHIHAYSPMEIMYGARRTGMSYNDYIRMLRDAGLGTIPGTAAEILDDQVREVLSHKKVSVSTWREIITTAHRLGVRTSSTLMYGHIEQPEHVARHLELIRSIQKETGGFTEFVPLRFIHTYTKLYQKGLVNPPPKGAVDLRMYACARLLLRGAIDNIQTSWVKLGTELAQLTLAAGCNDFGGTLMEESISRLAGADAGEYLPVGEIRALIAGMGRIPVQRTTTYGRLEATGAGESNGRQETSDRAGWRSGRGALAAGPALPS from the coding sequence ATGTTGACCCGTCACATCCGTGAGCTGGTGAACGATCCGCGGCCGCTCGACACGGTGGTGGCCGCCGCCTCTCCGGCTACGCGTGCAATTCTCGAACGCGCGCTTTGCGCTCACGAGCTGAGCGTCGCCGAGGGCGTGCATCTGCTCGGCGTTACCGGCGCCGACTTGGCCGCACTGGTCAAGACCGCCGATCACGTCCGCGCCTGCGATGCCGGCAACGAAGTCACCTATGTCATCAACCGCAACATCAACTGGACCAACATTTGTTTCGTCGGCTGCCAGTTCTGCGCCTTTGCCCGCTTGCGCAACGACCAGGAGGCCTACAACCACGACGCCGACTACGTGCTGGACAAGGTGCAGGACGCGCTCGCGCGCGGCGCCACCGAGATCTGCATGCAAGGCGGCATCAATCCCGAAATGGACGCCTTCGAGTACCGCGACATGCTGGTGGCGATCAAAGCCCGCTTTCCGCAGATCCACATCCACGCCTACTCGCCGATGGAAATCATGTACGGCGCCCGCCGTACCGGCATGAGCTATAACGACTACATCCGCATGCTGCGCGACGCCGGCCTCGGCACCATCCCGGGCACCGCCGCCGAGATCCTCGACGACCAAGTCCGCGAAGTCCTCAGCCACAAGAAGGTGAGTGTAAGCACCTGGCGTGAGATCATCACCACCGCTCACCGCTTGGGGGTGCGCACCAGCTCGACGCTGATGTACGGCCACATCGAGCAACCCGAGCACGTCGCGCGCCATCTCGAGCTGATCCGCTCGATACAAAAAGAAACCGGCGGGTTTACCGAGTTCGTGCCGCTGCGCTTCATCCACACCTACACCAAGCTGTACCAGAAGGGGCTGGTGAATCCGCCGCCCAAGGGCGCGGTGGACTTGCGCATGTACGCCTGCGCCCGCTTGCTGCTGCGCGGCGCGATCGACAACATCCAGACCTCGTGGGTCAAGCTGGGCACCGAGCTGGCGCAGCTGACCCTGGCGGCCGGGTGCAACGACTTCGGCGGCACCTTGATGGAGGAGTCCATCTCCCGCTTGGCCGGCGCCGATGCCGGCGAGTATCTTCCCGTCGGCGAGATCCGGGCGCTGATCGCGGGCATGGGCCGCATCCCGGTGCAGCGCACCACCACCTATGGGCGGCTCGAAGCAACGGGAGCAGGCGAAAGCAATGGGCGGCAGGAAACCAGTGACCGTGCTGGCTGGCGGAGTGGGCGCGGCGCGCTTGCTGCGGGGCCTGCACTGCCTTCTTGA